Proteins from a single region of Macaca thibetana thibetana isolate TM-01 chromosome 4, ASM2454274v1, whole genome shotgun sequence:
- the LOC126953429 gene encoding synaptobrevin homolog YKT6-like has translation MKLYSLSVLYKGEAKVVLLKVGYDDVASFSFSQRSSVQEFMTFTSQLIMERSSKGTRASVAEQDYLWHVYVQNDSLAGVVITDNECPSLVAFTLLEKVLDEFSKQVNRKDWPVRSPATIHSASLDGHLSRYQNPRDADPMTKVQAEPDETQIILHNTMDSLLERGEKLGGLVSKSKVLGTGAFYKTALKQNSCCAMAQHWNSTIIRIRTAAPREEETVLHEDLEYTDNTRPTVPEAVTGWSRPTAFHGTCVLCFATVSTPPFRSTGSTLQMYITYLTPETEGKIAECQEQGSSLEHGEGPERQPWKL, from the exons ATGAAGCTGTACAGCCTCAGTGTCCTCTACAAAGGCGAGGCCAAGGTAGTACTGCTCAAAGTCGGGTACGACGATGTGGCTTCCTTCAGCTTTTCTCAGAGATCCAGCGTTCAGGAATTCATGACCTTCACAAGTCAACTGATTATGGAGCGCTCATCTAAAGGCACTAGAGCTTCTGTCGCAGAACAAGACTATCTGTGGCACGTCTATGTTCAGAATGACAGTCTTGCAGGTGTCGTCATTACTGACAATGAGTGCCCATCCCTGGTGGCCTTTACCTTGCTGGAGAAAGTACTAGATGAATTCTCCAAGCAAGTCAACAGGAAAGACTGGCCAGTAAGATCCCCTGCTACAATCCATTCTGCATCCCTGGATGGTCACCTCAGTAGATACCAGAACCCACGAGACGCTGACCCCATGACTAAAGTGCAGGCCGAACCAGACGAGACCCAGATCATTCTGCACAATACCATGGATTCTTTGTTAGAGCGAGGTGAGAAGCTAGGTGGCTTGGTGTCCAAATCCAAGGTGCTAGGAACAGGTGCCTTCTATAAAACTGc cctgaaacaAAACTCGTGTTGTGCAATGGCCCAGCACTGGAACAGCACCATCATTCGCATCAGAACTGCAGCCCCCAGAGAAGAAGAGACAGTCCTACACGAGGACCTGGA GTACACTGACAACACCAGGCCCACAGTCCCAGAAGCCGTAACTGGTTGGAGCCGACCAACAGCGTTCCATGGGACATGTGTTCTCTGCTTTGCCACAGTCTCCACTCCTCCCTTTCGTAGCACCGGGAGCACTTTACAAATGTACATAACCTACCTGACCCCT GAGACTGAAGGGAAGATAGCAGAATGCCAGGAGCAGGGCAGCTCCTTAGAGCATGGGGAGGGCCCTGAGCGGCAGCCCTGGAAGCTGTGA